One stretch of Tribolium castaneum strain GA2 chromosome 5, icTriCast1.1, whole genome shotgun sequence DNA includes these proteins:
- the LOC135266266 gene encoding uncharacterized protein K02A2.6-like — MDALQAQVAELEQKYADLVAQAQARVQASDTPSKQAPTSSIVFSNSIPIPEKFSFEKEDWQVWITHYERFRTATKLDKSTQAEQINSLLLHMGAKVTKFMEAKQKQETDFPSYKALKEFFDNEFKDTPNTIYARAKFNRRDQREGEDAQTYIADVISLAKTCNYRDLEEELIRDRLVVGIRDKKLSENLQMNDKLTLKTAIDKITQVERIRTENRELRVREETVNRVARDKAKKFNHKSVKYEGKQRRSKDGKQQSEHKFKGCIRCGNSNTHNRMECPANGQTCHKCNFKGHFASRCKTKNVNAVESETSISDDTDDSYDSSYDCREIININRVKLDKPWEAVAEIFNTNIVFKIDTGADETIISSKEFKDKLQGKVKLQRTKTTLLGPGKGNQRKLEIKGEIVVPLKWENKIENVRCFVVDTPDNLLGRPALQKLDMIKWTGKELVASDSVIRHVTSRKADEKFQHKMMVKYPEVFKGLGTLKNFEYTIEVKSDAQPWTLNTPRRIPLPMMDVVKKELDKMIREDVIEAINEPTEWCAPMVIAAKKNGKIRVCSDYTELNKCVNRELYQLPSVDETISKLKDAKWFTKLDFSSGFWQLKLSPQSRKYTCFLTPFGRYVYKRIPFGITSAPEVFQKTISGVIGKLKMEHVHVHADDILITGRNEAEHDTNVNKVLTLLSDHGLTLNKSKCEFKTNKTLYLGYLISENGVQADPKSVEAINNYPAPSSVTEVRTFLGMVNYVSKFIVNTSEKTQSLRELLHKDKQFVWTDKHQADFEKLKSEIASSRVLAKFSTDKKSRVSADASSFGLGAVLEQLQSDGNWKPTYFCSRTLEPCEQAYAQIEKEALAITWACERLENFLLGAHFEIHTDHKPLTVILATKELNKLSNRLQRFRMRLLKFNYTIEYVPGKTFFVPDALSRAPIQGRIRHQDPLLEDVQNLYINFVMREVVTEICSTEEIKSYQNKDPTYSKLKEYVKNGWPQKHKSDPLVSKFFSHQQDLSIAHDIVCYKDRVVIPGPLQKKCLYVLHDGHFGINKCLDRAKATVWWPGITRELKEVVGKCEICIKLRRPTVDPMLPSEVPSRPWQTIGADLAEYHESTYLVVQDYYSKYPEIRKLRTTKAKVVIETFKEMFARHGIPEVVRSDNGKQFDCHEYRTFSRKYGFKLITSSPHYQQSNGQAESAVKLLKTILRKNEDPYLALLTYRNTPTKCGLSPAQLLFGRNLRDRLPRLPSGLKPATIDHDTVRQTLINNQAEQKSNYDKRHRVTKEEKNLKEGDRVWIINMQKEGEVQRRCEEPRSYLIETDGGCVRRNRRHLQPLPDRNNEPEHDPEQPDESEEPKKRPIRRPKRYQDYYCY; from the coding sequence ATGGATGCACTTCAGGCACAAGTGGCCGAGTTGGAGCAAAAATATGCGGATCTCGTGGCACAAGCACAGGCCCGGGTTCAGGCGAGTGACACACCGTCAAAGCAGGCTCCAACGAGTAGCATCGTCTTCAGCAACTCCATTCCGATTCCGGAGAAATTTTCATTCGAAAAAGAAGATTGGCAAGTGTGGATTACACATTATGAACGTTTTAGAACAGCAACAAAACTAGACAAAAGCACACAAGCAGAGCAAATTAATAGTTTATTGTTGCATATGGGGGCGAAAGTTACAAAGTTTATGGAGGCTAAGCAGAAACAGGAAACCGATTTTCCTAGTTACAAAGCGCTGAAAGAATTCTTTGATAACGAGTTCAAAGACACTCCTAATACAATCTACGCACGAGCTAAGTTTAACAGACGTGACCAAAGGGAAGGTGAGGACGCCCAAACGTACATCGCTGACGTCATAAGCTTGGCCAAAACATGCAATTACAGAGATTTGGAGGAGGAACTCATAAGAGATCGATTAGTTGTTGGAATTcgtgataaaaaattgtcgGAAAATCTACAAATGAATGACAAATTGACACTTAAAACAGCAATTGACAAAATAACTCAAGTGGAGAGGATTAGAACCGAAAACAGAGAACTAAGAGTGAGAGAGGAAACGGTAAACAGAGTAGCTAGAGACAAAGCCAAGAAATTTAACCATAAATCCGTGAAATATGAAGGAAAACAGCGCAGGAGCAAAGATGGAAAGCAACAAAGTGAACATAAATTTAAAGGTTGTATAAGGTGTGGAAATTCGAACACACACAACAGGATGGAATGCCCAGCCAATGGACAAACGTGCCATAAATGTAACTTTAAAGGCCATTTTGCATCCAGATGTAAAACAAAGAACGTAAACGCAGTGGAATCTGAAACCTCAATATCAGATGATACTGATGATAGCTATGATTCGAGCTATGATTGTAGGGAGATTATCAATATTAATCGAGTAAAGTTGGACAAACCTTGGGAAGCGGTAgcggaaatttttaatacaaacattGTATTCAAAATAGATACCGGAGCCGATGAAACCATAATATCTAGCAAAGAATTCAAAGATAAACTTCAGGGGAAAGTAAAGTTACAaagaacaaaaacaacacTGTTGGGACCCGGAAAAGGAAACCAgagaaaattggaaataaaggGAGAGATAGTAGTTCCTCTTAAATGGGAAAATAAGATAGAAAATGTTAGATGTTTCGTCGTTGATACACCAGATAACTTACTGGGAAGACCAGCCTTACAAAAACTAGACATGATCAAATGGACTGGCAAAGAACTCGTTGCGAGTGACAGTGTTATTAGACATGTAACTAGCAGAaaagctgatgaaaaattCCAACATAAGATGATGGTGAAATATCCAGAGGTGTTCAAAGGCTTGGGAACTCTTAAGAATTTTGAGTACACAATTGAAGTAAAATCAGACGCACAACCTTGGACCTTAAACACGCCTAGAAGAATTCCACTCCCCATGATGGATGTAGTAAAAAAGGAGCTGGACAAGATGATTCGCGAAGACGTTATAGAAGCCATTAATGAACCTACTGAGTGGTGTGCACCTATGGTTATTGCAGCGAAAAAGAACGGAAAAATTCGCGTGTGTTCAGACTACACCGAGCTAAACAAGTGCGTTAATCGCGAACTGTACCAATTACCGTCGGTCGATGAGACAATTTCGAAACTGAAAGACGCGAAGTGGTTTACCAAGTTAGACTTTTCCAGTGGCTTTTGGCAGCTTAAACTTTCACCGCAATCGCGCAAATATACCTGTTTTCTCACACCATTTGGCAGGTATGTCTACAAACGCATTCCATTTGGGATCACCTCAGCACCAgaagttttccaaaaaaccaTCAGCGGCGTAATcggcaaattaaaaatggaacaCGTCCATGTTCATGCTGATGACATCCTCATCACAGGCCGCAACGAAGCTGAACATGACACAAACGTGAACAAAGTGTTAACACTCTTATCGGATCACGGCTTGACTTTAAACAAATCCAAATGTGAATTTAAAACGAACAAGACCTTATATTTAGGATACTTAATATCCGAAAATGGTGTTCAAGCCGATCCCAAAAGCGTTGAAGCCATTAATAATTATCCCGCGCCATCGTCGGTAACCGAAGTTAGAACTTTCCTCGGCATGGTTAACTAtgtctcaaaatttatcgtTAATACTTCGGAAAAAACCCAATCATTACGTGAACTACTGCACAAGGATAAACAGTTTGTATGGACAGATAAACATCAAGcggattttgaaaaacttaaaagtgAAATCGCATCATCGCGCGTGTTAGCCAAGTTTAGCACGGACAAAAAATCGCGAGTGTCGGCAGACGCATCGTCTTTTGGTTTAGGTGCCGTTTTAGAACAGTTACAAAGTGACGGAAATTGGAAACCTACTTATTTTTGTTCGCGTACCCTCGAACCATGCGAGCAAGCCTATGCTCAAATTGAAAAGGAAGCTCTCGCCATTACATGGGCGTGTGAAAGActcgaaaatttcttactgGGCGCTCATTTTGAAATTCATACCGACCATAAACCGTTAACAGTAATTTTGGCCACCAAAGAGCTCAACAAACTATCCAACAGGCTACAAAGATTTCGCATGCGGTTATTGAAATTTAACTATACTATAGAATACGTTCCAGGTAAAACGTTTTTCGTTCCCGATGCATTATCCAGAGCACCAATCCAAGGCAGAATTCGACACCAAGACCCACTTCTAGAAGACGTTCAAAATCTCTACATCAATTTCGTGATGCGTGAGGTCGTTACAGAAATTTGTTCAACGGAAGAAATCAAGTCTTACCAAAACAAGGACCCAACGTACAGCAAACTCAAAGAATACGTCAAAAATGGTTGGCCACAGAAACACAAAAGCGACCCGTTAGTCAGTAAATTCTTCTCTCATCAACAAGACTTAAGCATCGCTCATGACATTGTTTGCTACAAAGACCGAGTCGTCATTCCTGGTCCTCTTCAGAAGAAGTGCCTCTATGTGCTCCATGACGGACACTTCggtattaataaatgtttggacCGGGCCAAAGCTACTGTGTGGTGGCCAGGTATCACAAGAGAGCTTAAAGAAGTCGTCGGGAAATGTGAAATTTGCATCAAACTACGCAGACCAACGGTAGATCCCATGTTACCATCCGAAGTTCCATCTAGACCGTGGCAAACAATTGGTGCCGACCTCGCAGAATATCATGAGTCAACTTACTTAGTGGTACAGGACTATTATTCCAAGTATCCTGAAATCAGAAAACTTCGCACCACCAAAGCCAAAGTTGTTATCGAGACCTTCAAAGAAATGTTTGCTAGACATGGTATACCCGAAGTTGTCCGCTCCGACAATGGCAAACAATTTGATTGTCACGAATACAGAACTTTCAGCAGAAAATATGGATTTAAGTTAATTACCAGTAGTCCCCATTACCAACAGTCAAATGGACAAGCCGAAAGTGCTGTGAAGCTGCTCAAAACGATATTGAGGAAAAATGAAGATCCATATCTTGCACTTCTTACCTACCGCAATACACCTACTAAATGTGGATTGTCACCTGCCCAACTGCTCTTTGGCAGAAACCTTCGAGACAGACTGCCAAGGTTACCTTCAGGGTTAAAACCTGCAACTATCGACCATGACACTGTCAGACAAACGTTAATCAACAATCAAGCAGAACAGAAGTCCAACTACGACAAACGACACCGAGTAAcaaaagaagagaaaaatctaaaagaaGGTGATCGCGTATGGATCATAAATATGCAAAAGGAGGGAGAAGTACAACGCAGATGTGAAGAACCAAGGTCATATTTGATCGAGACTGACGGCGGTTGCGTCAGACGAAATCGAAGACATCTTCAGCCCTTACCAGACAGAAATAATGAACCCGAACATGACCCAGAACAACCAGACGAATCAGAGGAACCAAAGAAAAGACCAATCAGAAGACCCAAAAGATACCaagattattattgttattga